The DNA window AACGCGCTCCGGCCCCCGCGCCGGCACCGCAGAACAGCGCGGTCGGCATCGGCCTGGGCGCGGTGGTGGGTGGCCTGCTGGGCAACCAGGTGGGCGACGGGAAAGGCAGGACGCTGGCAACCATCGCCGGCGCGGTCGGCGGCGCCTATGCCGGCAACGAAATCGCCAAGCGCAATCAGCAAGAACAGTAAGCCAGAGTCGCGGTCCGGCGCATTCCCGCGCCGGACCGGGAACCCGGTTAGTACTTGGCCGGCGCGTTGGGCGCCGGTGTCGCCTGTCGGATGAAGTCGCGCAGATCCTCGTTGGCGCTTGCCAGGTCTTCCGACCGCAAATACATCATGTGCCCGCTGCGGTAGCCTTCAAAACGCAGGCGGTCCTTCATCTTGCCGCTCGGGTCCAGCTGCCACATCGTGTACTTGGCGTCGAAGTAGGTGCAGGCGCCGTCGTAGTAGCCTGACTGGATCATCACCTTCAGGTAGGGGTTGGCGGCCATCGCCAGGCGCAGGTTCTCGCCGGTCTTCTCGTTCTTGAAATCCCACGGATGGACGTCGCCGAACAGGTTGTACTTGATGTCGGTCTTGTAGCCCAGGTCCACCCGCAGATACTGGTTGATGGCCGGCGTGAACGAGTGCAGCCACGACGTCAGTTCGGCGTTGTAATCGACCTTGTCGCCCGAATCGGTCTTGTCGATGCCGAGGTAGCGCGAGTCGAGGCGGCCGACGGTCTTGCCCTGCTTGCGCAGCAACTCCTTCCAGAAACTATCCACCGGCACCGACAGGTTATTCTGCAGCACATAGGTTTCCGACAAACCGGAGTAGCGCGCGAACTTGGCGGCGATCTGCGCCTTCTTCTGCGGATCGATAAAGCCGCCGCGCGCGGTCGCCGGCAGCAGTTCGTCGACGGTGAAGGCTTCGACTTCCGGCAGCAAATCCTTCAGGTCGCGCGCCTGCAAGTCGGCCGGCAGCACCTTTTGATACCACGCGGTGGCGGCGAAGTACGGCAGCGCCAGCGCGTCGGCGACAATGCCGTCGCGCTTGAGGCCCAGTTCCGTCGGCGACACCAGCACCACGCCGTTCAAATACATCCACTGGGCGTTCTGCAATTCCAGCGCCAGGCCGGCCACGCGCGAGGTGCCGTAGCTCTCGCCGATCAGGTATTTCGGCGACGTCCAGCGGCCTTCGCGCGAGACGAAGGTGCTGACCCATTCGGCCAGGTACGCGATGTCGGCGTTAACGCCGAAGAAGCGAGCGCGGTCGCCCTTGCCGTCCAATACGCGCGAGAAGCCGGTGTTGACCGGATCGATGAAGATGATGTCGGCGACGTCGAGTATCGAGTGCGGGTTGTCGCGCACGCCGTAGGGTTGGGTGGGATAGCCTTCGGCGTCGAGGTTCAGCACCTTGGGGCCGGTGTAGGCGACGTGCATCCACACCGACGCCGATCCCGGACCGCCATTAAACGACAGCACCAGCGGACGCCTGCTCTTGTCGGCGACGTCGGTGCGCTGGTAGTAGGTGTAGAACAAGGTCGCGCTGACCTTGCCGTCCTTGTCCCACACCGGCTGCGTGCCCGCCGTGACCTTGTACGGCACCGCCTTGCCTTTGATGGTCACGGTCGCGGTTTTGCTCACACGCGAATCGGCCTTGATGACGCGCTCGTTGGCCAGCAGATCGGCCGCGCGCTCCTTGCCCGGCGCCGACGGTGCTTTGTCGACTTTGTCGGCTTTGTCTGACTCGTGGTCCTGGGCGCAGACGGCCGCGCTGACGGCCAGCAGCATGAGGGCAAGCTTGGATTTCATGGGCTACTCTTGACGTTAAAGAATCAATGGTAGTCCAATCAAATACCACTCGACAACAAAATACGTGCTACCGGCGGTACCGATTTGTCACATATTGTTTCCAACGTGGTTTCAACGCGGCTTTAGCGCGGCCGCCAGTCCAGCACGCGCACCGGCCGGGGCGGCACCGCCGCCTGTCCCTCGCCGTCGACCTGCTGCACGTCCTGCACGAACAGGCTGAGCACGCCGTTGCGCCGCCACAACTCGGTGTCGAAACTCGGCTCCCACGCGCCCACCGAGGTGGTGGTCAGATCGTCCACCCGCCACTTGCCGCCGACGAAATCGCTGATGCTGACGACCGACACCTTGCTGCCGCGCTCCTCGTCGCGGAACACCAGCAAGCCGCCCGGCGTGCCCGTGCCGGGGCCGGCATCGACCATGATTTGCGGGCGCGCGATCGGGATGCGCTTGGTGCCCTGCCCGCTCAGCGAAAACGCCGTCTTGCGGAAATCGAGCGAACGCGCCGTCCAGCCGGCGCCGGTGTGGAACACCACGTGGTACTGCGGAACCGTCGAACCGGCGTCGCGCCAGTAGCTGGCGATGTAGGGGTTGCCGTCGCGGTCGGCCGCCATCGAGGTCTGGTTGATCAGCTCGCTGTTTTGCGGGATGCGCAGCGCGTACTCGGCGCTGCCGGCACTGATCGGCAAGGTGTAGGGCTGGCCGTCCGATTTCTCCCAGGTCATGCCGCCGTCGCGCGAGCGCGCGTAGGCCAGGTCGTGGTTGCTGGCCACGTCCGGCGATTCGCGCCACACCCACGACAGGTGCAAGGTGCCCATGTGGTCGAGGAAGGCTTGCCA is part of the Oxalobacteraceae bacterium OTU3CAMAD1 genome and encodes:
- a CDS encoding carboxypeptidase, which translates into the protein MKSKLALMLLAVSAAVCAQDHESDKADKVDKAPSAPGKERAADLLANERVIKADSRVSKTATVTIKGKAVPYKVTAGTQPVWDKDGKVSATLFYTYYQRTDVADKSRRPLVLSFNGGPGSASVWMHVAYTGPKVLNLDAEGYPTQPYGVRDNPHSILDVADIIFIDPVNTGFSRVLDGKGDRARFFGVNADIAYLAEWVSTFVSREGRWTSPKYLIGESYGTSRVAGLALELQNAQWMYLNGVVLVSPTELGLKRDGIVADALALPYFAATAWYQKVLPADLQARDLKDLLPEVEAFTVDELLPATARGGFIDPQKKAQIAAKFARYSGLSETYVLQNNLSVPVDSFWKELLRKQGKTVGRLDSRYLGIDKTDSGDKVDYNAELTSWLHSFTPAINQYLRVDLGYKTDIKYNLFGDVHPWDFKNEKTGENLRLAMAANPYLKVMIQSGYYDGACTYFDAKYTMWQLDPSGKMKDRLRFEGYRSGHMMYLRSEDLASANEDLRDFIRQATPAPNAPAKY
- a CDS encoding BNR repeat-containing protein, which gives rise to MKNNLLSAALVAVCVAAASSWATAADSAKAPTESVVGPGWANNSVNAVVFRKNSLVSDQHTQYVGYYDAERYLVLGKRKLGTSRWTTHRTPYRGNAADAHNAISLMLDGAGYLHVSWDHHNNALRYARGVTPGSLELGAKLAMVGADEESVSYPEFYRLPDGNLLFFYRLGGSGRGDLVINRYDAKTQRWSRLHTNLITGEGKRNAYWQAFLDHMGTLHLSWVWRESPDVASNHDLAYARSRDGGMTWEKSDGQPYTLPISAGSAEYALRIPQNSELINQTSMAADRDGNPYIASYWRDAGSTVPQYHVVFHTGAGWTARSLDFRKTAFSLSGQGTKRIPIARPQIMVDAGPGTGTPGGLLVFRDEERGSKVSVVSISDFVGGKWRVDDLTTTSVGAWEPSFDTELWRRNGVLSLFVQDVQQVDGEGQAAVPPRPVRVLDWRPR